The following are from one region of the Alkalispirochaeta americana genome:
- a CDS encoding SDR family oxidoreductase: MDKIEKVCLITGAGKGIGREFTLSLLMNGYSVAACSRTESDLITLSKLVEERMLSDKFIYKSFDVRHFEATQSFIIDIENKFGRLDCVIINAGVSTENSTVENADLNKWIEAIEINLIGAAKTAKAVIPALKKKGSGNIIFIGSGLGHKGIPGTSSYSCSKSGMWMLTKILAQELIEYNILVNELIPGPVKTKIDRSVNESRTTKAFSNEWNKNPEDVIPLLNFMLSFDETGPTGQTFSLTRREI; the protein is encoded by the coding sequence TTGGATAAAATTGAAAAAGTATGTCTAATTACAGGTGCTGGAAAAGGCATCGGACGAGAATTTACACTTTCACTTCTGATGAATGGCTATTCTGTAGCTGCTTGTTCAAGAACTGAATCTGACTTAATAACTTTATCTAAACTAGTTGAAGAAAGAATGTTGTCTGATAAATTTATTTATAAATCTTTTGATGTTCGTCATTTTGAAGCTACACAGTCCTTCATAATAGACATAGAAAATAAATTTGGAAGACTTGATTGTGTTATTATTAATGCAGGTGTTTCAACAGAAAATTCAACTGTAGAAAATGCTGATTTAAATAAATGGATTGAAGCCATTGAAATAAACCTTATCGGAGCAGCTAAAACTGCCAAAGCAGTAATTCCAGCATTAAAGAAAAAAGGATCAGGGAACATAATTTTTATTGGTTCCGGACTGGGGCATAAAGGAATACCTGGAACTTCTTCATATTCTTGTTCAAAATCCGGTATGTGGATGTTAACTAAAATTCTGGCGCAGGAATTAATTGAGTACAATATATTAGTAAATGAACTAATTCCTGGTCCAGTAAAAACAAAGATTGACAGAAGTGTTAATGAAAGTCGGACAACAAAAGCCTTTTCAAATGAGTGGAATAAAAATCCAGAAGATGTAATACCATTGTTGAATTTCATGTTATCATTTGATGAGACAGGACCAACTGGACAAACTTTTAGTTTGACAAGAAGAGAAATATAA
- a CDS encoding DUF2971 domain-containing protein, with product MQNQKGPRRCLISSGVCWMLSGVTGVLTTASTGQCLLSRFVHLASLACAQTAPPRSAGQALPVKPAFYGLKEIKVENKFFKTIDGKTLAQIFQVFNHDLYNHLKVHHYTRKESIFHILKSSILRMTHINKMNDPLEISFGIDVIKHILRKKSEYQHIIDFIDREIISTPINLPVFVFSTSADGDSHQQWINYSDAGRGISIEFDRKRLFRLIKNGMSNGQFAYIYPIQYYSDSFKISQDPIRGFEDLIWKYLNKLLRSDLDTQDTSYYEDVRSIIVLFASMIKNDFHQAEREWRFLLIAQEDDSNIEYLVHGNDIKPVYNQKLSDEFRKCVTGIMLGPNITNDIIAENDMFNLVKAKIDIGREKVTRSRGQIR from the coding sequence ATGCAGAACCAGAAAGGACCAAGGCGGTGCCTGATTTCCTCTGGTGTTTGTTGGATGCTATCGGGGGTCACGGGCGTTCTAACAACAGCTTCAACCGGACAATGCCTTCTGTCACGGTTTGTGCACCTCGCTTCGCTCGCTTGCGCACAAACCGCGCCACCCCGCTCCGCTGGTCAGGCATTGCCGGTTAAGCCAGCGTTCTACGGACTAAAGGAGATTAAAGTGGAAAATAAATTCTTTAAAACCATTGATGGCAAGACTCTCGCGCAAATTTTTCAGGTTTTCAATCATGATCTATACAATCATCTTAAAGTTCATCACTACACCAGAAAAGAATCCATATTCCACATCCTTAAATCATCAATACTGCGAATGACACACATCAATAAAATGAACGATCCACTAGAAATCTCCTTTGGAATAGATGTGATCAAACATATTTTAAGAAAGAAATCTGAATACCAACACATAATAGATTTCATCGATCGCGAAATCATTAGTACGCCAATCAATCTACCAGTATTTGTTTTTTCGACCTCCGCAGATGGAGACTCTCATCAACAATGGATTAATTACTCAGATGCTGGGAGAGGAATATCAATCGAGTTTGATCGGAAACGCCTTTTTAGATTAATTAAAAATGGAATGAGTAACGGTCAATTTGCTTATATTTATCCGATACAGTATTATTCAGATTCTTTTAAAATTAGCCAAGATCCAATCCGTGGGTTTGAGGATTTAATTTGGAAGTATTTGAATAAGCTCCTCCGCTCCGACCTGGATACGCAAGACACTTCTTACTATGAGGATGTAAGATCAATAATAGTATTGTTTGCTTCCATGATTAAGAATGACTTTCATCAAGCTGAACGCGAATGGCGGTTTTTGCTGATAGCCCAAGAAGATGACAGTAACATCGAATACTTAGTCCACGGAAACGACATAAAACCAGTTTATAATCAGAAACTATCTGATGAATTCAGAAAATGCGTAACTGGAATTATGCTAGGTCCAAATATCACTAATGACATCATTGCTGAGAATGATATGTTTAATTTAGTAAAAGCGAAAATAGATATAGGGCGGGAGAAGGTAACTCGATCGCGAGGACAAATACGATAG